A DNA window from Flavisolibacter ginsenosidimutans contains the following coding sequences:
- a CDS encoding hybrid sensor histidine kinase/response regulator transcription factor encodes MGDVCKRVFTVLVLYLLLTSNVFGQPKCKIEYYSTEQGLSHQAVTCMLKDREGFMWFGTWDGINRFDGHRFISYKSSPGDRSQLGHDRIDQIVEGSNNSLWIQAYDKEVYRFDKRTEEFLPLSKFISGKNGQRVAFTKILLVGDGLVWLQSVRDGIFCVNQNALSNGVFSCYKKGLSSDYNLPSERINFFHEDGARQIWIGTPEGLCCLVPSAKGEYKRCNLELNTTVKNNFSVFDEGKDQLYFGTAEGNLVVYDKKTKTFSERRISGGTINGLQRSKKTPLVYASTSVGEIVAFNPNDQSFIVTGYQSAEALHSIYEDNSGTLWIEPDKLGVIRFDPVKRTFQSFSQKVEDPYNSIGNRFKVFEDNSGKVWVNMRGGGFGYYNPVTAAMSFTVNTADLAAFRLPEIVYNIYYDQAGILWLRVNGRELVKIIFQGDNFQQQLLVDPEVSILDNEIRGIFSDNKARLWLGTRSGRFFVYQNGKKISGLFENEPQKGLGLVYSILQDSRGNVWIGTKGAGLFKATPLNKEETKYRLTHYEANKNNVNSLTGNEIYSLLEDRVGRIWIGTFDEGLFLVQSEGDSSRFVHSGDAFKDYPKNTFRKIRNMTTDGAGNIWIGTTDGLLIMSADENNSSAYRFATYSKIPGDVQSLGNNNVQYVFRDSKNRMWLATSGGGFDLAVGSSPFQSLKFETYTTKDGLPNDYALSCAEDKSGNLWIATENGLSKFNPEAKTFRNYDSYDGLPKVGFSESAACPRLSNGQLIFGTTKGYLAFDPERINGTRIAANIAFTHLQINNEDAGPGLNQTILTNGINYASELQLKYNQNIISIDYAILDHRAGNRQEFAYRLVGFDTLWHNDRQLRRATYTNLPPGHYVFEVKSLSTDLYSNHPYKRLSITILPPWWKTLWAYVLYAILVIVLAYFIWRYAVAMIRLRNKIVVEQKLAALKLNFFTNASHELRTPLTLIVNPLEQLARKEKLSSEGASYVDVARKNAARMVRFINQLLDLRKVQSDKATLRISRVEIVSFVKKVTDHFTEAARGKRIKLEVSAGQKELFAWVDAEKLDVVVYNLLGNAVKFTPEGKAIRINIQSDSEEQSFSISVCDEGPGVPKENLKDIFELFHEGENSNVREAKGTGIGLALSQEFVHLHGGKIWAENNTDGGLTVTVKLKSGSEHYRSNEVSFVDAPKAAPAHETPIEQQILPQGHYPTSPRDEQSPLVLLVEDNDELRSFIKGQLGEFYRVETAQDGEEGLQKALALLPDLIVSDIMMSKMDGIQMLDKLKNDVSTSHIPVVLLSAKYSIESQIEGLNYGADYYITKPFNSEFLFASINNLLRQRRKLFEGLVQKKQPVSLSPGPVLITSKDEAFLKDAIKVVEEGMADVDFNIETVAESMAMSRTTFYKKFKSLTNLAPVEFVRDMRLQRAKQLLEGGGANVSEVAYAVGFSSPKYFSTCFKEKYHVSPSDYGKSKAL; translated from the coding sequence ATGGGTGATGTTTGCAAACGGGTGTTTACGGTTCTGGTTTTGTATTTATTGTTGACATCAAATGTATTTGGTCAGCCTAAATGCAAAATTGAATACTACTCCACCGAGCAGGGACTTTCTCACCAGGCCGTGACCTGCATGTTAAAAGACCGAGAAGGCTTCATGTGGTTTGGGACGTGGGATGGCATTAACCGATTCGATGGGCATCGTTTCATATCCTATAAATCATCACCGGGTGATCGTTCTCAATTGGGCCACGACCGTATTGACCAAATCGTTGAAGGCAGCAACAACTCTCTTTGGATTCAGGCCTACGATAAAGAAGTTTATCGCTTTGACAAACGAACCGAAGAGTTCCTGCCTTTGTCAAAATTTATTAGCGGCAAGAACGGTCAAAGAGTTGCCTTTACAAAAATTCTGCTTGTCGGTGATGGTTTGGTTTGGCTTCAATCTGTGAGGGACGGAATTTTTTGTGTAAACCAAAACGCGTTGTCGAATGGCGTTTTCTCTTGCTACAAAAAAGGGCTGTCGAGCGATTACAACCTGCCTTCTGAACGAATTAATTTCTTCCACGAAGATGGTGCACGCCAAATTTGGATTGGTACGCCGGAAGGTTTGTGTTGCTTGGTTCCTTCGGCTAAGGGCGAGTACAAGCGTTGCAACTTGGAATTGAACACAACCGTAAAGAATAATTTCAGTGTCTTCGATGAGGGCAAAGACCAACTGTATTTCGGTACGGCGGAAGGTAATCTTGTCGTCTATGACAAGAAAACAAAAACATTTTCCGAACGAAGAATTTCGGGCGGAACGATTAATGGTTTGCAGCGATCGAAGAAAACACCGCTTGTTTATGCGTCAACGTCCGTTGGAGAAATAGTTGCGTTTAATCCGAACGACCAATCATTCATTGTAACAGGTTATCAATCCGCAGAGGCCCTGCATTCTATTTATGAAGACAATTCCGGAACCCTGTGGATAGAGCCCGATAAATTAGGCGTTATCCGCTTTGATCCTGTCAAACGCACTTTCCAGAGTTTTTCGCAAAAGGTTGAAGACCCATACAATTCCATTGGAAATCGCTTTAAGGTTTTTGAAGACAACAGCGGAAAAGTTTGGGTAAACATGCGGGGCGGCGGTTTTGGTTATTACAATCCTGTGACGGCTGCAATGAGCTTCACCGTCAACACGGCCGATCTTGCCGCATTTCGCTTGCCCGAAATCGTGTATAATATTTACTACGATCAGGCCGGCATTCTCTGGCTTCGCGTAAACGGACGCGAGTTGGTAAAAATTATTTTCCAAGGCGATAACTTTCAGCAGCAACTACTCGTCGATCCGGAAGTTTCAATTTTAGATAACGAGATCCGGGGCATTTTTTCGGACAACAAGGCCCGTCTTTGGCTTGGAACAAGAAGCGGACGGTTTTTCGTGTATCAAAACGGGAAAAAGATTTCAGGTCTTTTTGAAAACGAACCGCAAAAAGGCCTGGGGCTTGTGTATTCGATTCTGCAGGACAGTCGCGGAAACGTTTGGATTGGCACAAAAGGGGCTGGTCTTTTTAAAGCCACGCCTTTGAATAAGGAAGAAACAAAATACCGCCTCACGCATTATGAGGCAAATAAGAACAACGTCAATTCGTTAACGGGCAATGAAATTTATTCGTTGTTGGAAGACCGCGTCGGACGAATATGGATTGGAACATTCGACGAAGGACTTTTTCTTGTGCAGAGCGAAGGTGATTCATCAAGATTCGTTCATTCAGGCGACGCATTTAAGGATTATCCGAAAAATACTTTTCGCAAGATCAGGAACATGACAACCGATGGAGCAGGAAACATCTGGATTGGAACAACGGATGGCTTGTTGATCATGAGCGCAGATGAAAATAATTCCTCTGCATACCGCTTTGCAACCTACAGCAAAATACCGGGCGATGTTCAGAGCCTTGGCAACAACAACGTTCAATATGTTTTCCGTGATTCGAAGAACAGAATGTGGCTGGCAACATCGGGTGGTGGTTTTGATTTAGCCGTTGGTTCTTCGCCTTTTCAATCACTAAAGTTTGAGACCTATACAACGAAGGATGGGCTGCCCAATGATTACGCATTGAGCTGTGCCGAAGACAAAAGCGGCAACTTGTGGATTGCGACTGAAAACGGTTTGTCGAAATTCAATCCGGAGGCAAAAACGTTTCGCAACTATGATTCGTACGATGGCTTGCCGAAGGTTGGTTTTTCCGAATCAGCAGCTTGTCCCAGGTTGTCAAACGGGCAATTGATATTTGGTACGACAAAAGGTTATCTCGCCTTTGATCCCGAACGCATTAACGGCACTCGCATTGCGGCCAATATTGCCTTCACGCATTTGCAAATCAACAACGAAGATGCAGGACCTGGGCTAAATCAAACGATCCTGACAAACGGCATCAACTATGCTTCCGAACTGCAATTAAAATACAACCAGAACATCATCAGCATTGACTACGCCATTCTTGATCACCGCGCCGGCAACCGGCAGGAGTTTGCTTATCGTCTTGTGGGCTTTGATACGTTGTGGCACAACGACCGTCAACTTAGAAGAGCAACGTACACCAATCTTCCGCCGGGACATTACGTGTTTGAAGTGAAAAGCCTCAGTACAGATTTATATTCGAATCATCCTTACAAGCGGTTGTCCATTACCATTCTTCCGCCCTGGTGGAAAACATTGTGGGCTTATGTTTTGTATGCGATTCTTGTCATCGTGCTGGCCTATTTCATTTGGCGCTATGCGGTTGCCATGATCCGGTTGCGCAACAAAATTGTTGTTGAACAAAAGCTAGCAGCACTCAAACTGAATTTCTTTACCAACGCCTCGCATGAATTAAGAACGCCGCTTACACTTATTGTCAATCCGCTTGAACAACTGGCAAGAAAAGAAAAGCTTTCTTCCGAAGGTGCATCGTACGTTGACGTTGCCCGAAAGAACGCAGCCCGCATGGTGCGCTTCATCAACCAATTGCTTGACTTGCGAAAGGTTCAAAGTGATAAAGCAACGCTTCGCATTTCAAGGGTTGAGATCGTCAGTTTCGTAAAAAAGGTCACCGATCATTTTACAGAGGCAGCCCGGGGCAAACGAATCAAGTTGGAAGTATCAGCGGGCCAGAAAGAATTGTTTGCATGGGTGGATGCAGAAAAGCTTGACGTTGTTGTTTACAATCTTTTGGGCAATGCCGTAAAATTTACACCCGAAGGAAAAGCGATTCGAATCAACATTCAATCCGATTCGGAAGAGCAAAGCTTTTCCATTTCCGTTTGCGACGAGGGGCCGGGTGTGCCGAAGGAAAATTTGAAAGACATCTTCGAGCTTTTTCACGAAGGGGAAAACTCAAACGTCAGGGAAGCCAAAGGCACCGGCATTGGCCTGGCACTTTCGCAAGAATTCGTTCATCTGCATGGTGGAAAAATTTGGGCAGAGAACAATACGGATGGCGGTTTGACCGTCACGGTTAAGTTGAAATCCGGTTCTGAACATTACAGGTCGAACGAGGTTTCATTCGTTGATGCACCGAAAGCAGCGCCGGCGCACGAAACGCCCATTGAACAACAAATCCTGCCGCAGGGTCATTATCCAACATCGCCGAGAGACGAGCAATCGCCGCTGGTTCTTTTGGTCGAAGACAACGACGAACTCCGTTCTTTTATAAAAGGACAACTCGGTGAGTTCTACCGCGTGGAAACGGCGCAGGACGGCGAAGAAGGTTTGCAAAAGGCATTGGCGCTGCTTCCTGATCTTATCGTGAGCGATATCATGATGTCAAAGATGGACGGCATTCAAATGCTGGATAAACTGAAGAACGACGTAAGCACCAGTCATATTCCCGTGGTGCTGCTGTCGGCAAAATATTCCATCGAAAGCCAGATCGAAGGTTTGAACTACGGTGCCGATTATTACATCACAAAGCCATTTAATAGCGAATTCCTTTTCGCTTCCATCAACAACCTTCTTCGCCAGCGAAGGAAACTTTTCGAGGGCCTGGTCCAAAAAAAGCAGCCTGTTTCCTTAAGCCCCGGCCCTGTTTTGATCACTTCAAAAGACGAGGCTTTCCTAAAAGACGCCATCAAAGTTGTGGAAGAAGGGATGGCCGACGTTGACTTCAATATCGAAACCGTTGCCGAATCAATGGCGATGAGCCGGACGACTTTTTATAAAAAGTTCAAAAGCCTAACCAACCTTGCACCGGTAGAATTTGTCCGCGACATGCGTTTGCAACGGGCGAAGCAATTATTGGAAGGCGGCGGGGCCAATGTTTCTGAAGTGGCCTACGCGGTTGGCTTCAGCAGCCCGAAATATTTCAGCACCTGCTTCAAAGAAAAATACCACGTATCGCCTTCCGATTACGGGAAATCAAAAGCCCTATAA
- a CDS encoding SusC/RagA family TonB-linked outer membrane protein yields the protein MKRKLCLILLSFLCVATTFGQTRTVSGRVVSDSASQPISGVSVTLKGTKTTTVTGNNGGYSIAVPDKGAVLVFSSVGYSANEVSVGQRSTVNVTLNTASNAMNEVVVIGYQAVRRRDLLASASTLGSKDIKDVPLNNTAEVLQGRLAGVQITMSEGAPGADAIINVRGRGSITQTSEPLYVVDGVPTDNALSLLNPQDIESINVLKDAASTAIYGSRGANGVVVITTKGGRNTNGKTVVAYNGFVGVQKLAQEIPMMNAYEFVRYQWERAQWLADSSITRYVGSNLKWDSVNSFKNYPTYDWQDRTMGANALQSSHNVSVSGGNASTTYNLSLTANKQQGILINSDLERKNLNFRLDHKASDRFRFGFNTRYTDQLVRGAGTSDVGGAGSNRLRQYTRYKPLILPGEEEDAYDPVLDLNNAGNGFNVLNPILLANAETRRRYSTQLNLNGYFQFNILNNLSFRSTAAYNITRTRNQSFDDTLTNNAKSNNKQPLILLNNTESVQITNSNVLTYSNTSLFRSKNSLTVLVGQEIQKTTNSASIQDIRYFPIGITADKAFNNLQLAAASTAAYPQPVASSTQVPTALASFFSTVDYNYDQRYLAKFTFRADGTSIFSQKNTWGYFPSGALAWRISREKFFSSKSISDLKLRFSYGTSGNNRITPFSYRTQYTAPSNVGYGLNGALVGVFTPSNLGNENLKWESQVAQNLGLDVTLFKGRLTATVDAYSNKSKDLLLNQTIPSSTGYTTQFQNIGATQNRGVELQLSGIIVSKKDFSYSANFNISFNKNRITSLGPNTQILRNSGWFSGSNFPADYVLRVGEEVGAMYGYVNDGFYTMNDFTASPFSNANYPQYNTQYMLKKGVVNAASILANPLQPGSPKFKDLNGDGKIDPDNDRTIIGHAQPKFYGGFGQTLTYKGFDLSVFANFVYGNDVFNANKLEYGSAYGSQVNMLKLDNDRWQMIDNNGNSIQKVVTISGTQYILGVDSTTMAGVNSNAKIWFPSTSVNGFYSQSYAVEKGSYIRISNVTLGYNLPKSLISKIKISSFRIYATVNNLATITGYTGYDPDASTRRSDPTTPGVDYAAYPRARTYVAGVNVTF from the coding sequence ATGAAAAGAAAGCTCTGCTTAATCCTGCTATCATTTCTTTGTGTCGCAACGACATTTGGTCAGACGCGAACCGTTTCCGGACGCGTGGTCTCCGACAGTGCAAGTCAGCCCATCAGTGGCGTTTCGGTTACTTTAAAAGGAACCAAAACAACAACGGTTACCGGCAACAACGGAGGGTACAGCATTGCCGTTCCCGATAAGGGTGCGGTGCTGGTTTTTAGTTCGGTTGGGTACAGCGCGAACGAAGTTTCGGTAGGGCAAAGAAGTACGGTAAACGTTACCCTGAACACAGCTTCAAACGCTATGAACGAAGTTGTGGTCATCGGCTACCAGGCCGTTCGTCGTCGTGACCTTCTTGCCTCCGCTTCAACGCTCGGGTCGAAAGACATTAAGGACGTGCCGCTAAACAACACAGCCGAAGTTTTACAAGGCAGGCTGGCCGGGGTTCAAATTACGATGTCGGAAGGCGCACCGGGGGCTGACGCTATCATCAACGTTCGCGGCCGGGGCTCCATCACGCAAACCTCCGAACCCTTGTACGTTGTAGACGGTGTGCCTACGGACAATGCTCTTTCCCTTCTCAATCCCCAGGATATTGAATCTATAAACGTTTTAAAAGATGCCGCATCAACGGCGATCTACGGATCGAGAGGCGCTAACGGGGTTGTGGTAATCACCACCAAAGGCGGACGGAATACGAACGGCAAAACCGTTGTTGCCTACAACGGTTTTGTTGGCGTGCAAAAGCTGGCGCAGGAAATCCCAATGATGAACGCTTACGAATTTGTGCGCTACCAATGGGAGCGTGCCCAATGGCTTGCCGATAGTTCCATCACGCGATACGTTGGTTCAAACTTGAAATGGGATTCGGTGAATTCATTCAAGAACTATCCAACCTATGATTGGCAGGATCGAACTATGGGTGCCAATGCTCTCCAATCTTCGCACAACGTCAGCGTATCAGGCGGCAATGCCAGCACGACGTACAACTTGAGCCTGACGGCAAACAAGCAACAGGGAATTCTGATTAATTCTGATCTTGAGCGCAAGAACCTGAACTTTCGGTTAGACCATAAGGCCAGCGATCGATTCCGCTTTGGTTTCAACACACGTTATACCGATCAACTGGTACGCGGTGCCGGTACGTCTGATGTCGGCGGCGCCGGATCAAACAGGCTTCGTCAATATACTCGCTACAAGCCCTTGATTCTTCCGGGTGAAGAAGAAGATGCGTACGATCCTGTCCTGGATTTGAATAACGCAGGCAATGGTTTCAACGTACTCAATCCCATTTTGCTGGCCAATGCCGAAACGCGGCGGCGGTACAGCACGCAACTAAACTTGAACGGCTATTTTCAATTCAACATTTTAAACAATCTTTCTTTTCGTTCTACCGCAGCGTACAACATTACCCGCACACGCAACCAATCTTTTGATGACACGTTAACCAATAACGCGAAATCCAACAATAAGCAACCGCTGATCTTGTTGAACAATACAGAATCAGTTCAAATCACCAATTCCAACGTTCTTACGTACAGCAACACTTCGTTGTTTAGGAGCAAAAACAGTTTGACGGTTTTGGTAGGACAGGAGATACAGAAGACAACAAACAGTGCTTCGATACAAGACATTCGCTATTTCCCGATTGGCATAACCGCAGATAAAGCGTTCAACAACCTGCAATTGGCTGCTGCCTCTACGGCCGCTTATCCGCAGCCTGTGGCAAGTTCTACGCAGGTACCAACGGCGCTGGCCTCTTTCTTTTCAACGGTTGACTACAACTACGATCAACGCTACCTTGCCAAGTTCACCTTCCGTGCTGACGGTACTTCCATCTTCAGCCAGAAGAATACCTGGGGCTATTTTCCATCGGGTGCATTGGCGTGGAGAATAAGCCGTGAGAAATTTTTCTCCAGCAAATCTATCAGTGATTTGAAGCTTCGCTTTTCTTACGGAACGTCGGGCAACAACCGTATAACCCCGTTCTCTTACCGCACGCAATACACAGCGCCTTCGAACGTCGGTTATGGCCTGAACGGTGCGTTGGTGGGTGTGTTTACGCCGTCAAACCTTGGCAATGAAAATTTGAAATGGGAAAGCCAGGTTGCCCAAAACCTCGGTCTTGATGTTACACTTTTCAAAGGACGGTTAACAGCAACGGTTGACGCTTATTCCAACAAGTCAAAAGATTTGTTGCTGAACCAAACCATTCCTTCATCTACGGGATACACAACGCAGTTTCAAAACATTGGTGCCACGCAAAACCGCGGCGTTGAATTGCAACTGTCCGGAATCATCGTCAGCAAAAAAGATTTTAGTTATTCTGCCAACTTCAACATCTCTTTCAACAAAAACCGCATTACGTCTCTCGGTCCAAACACGCAAATCCTGCGCAACTCGGGCTGGTTCAGCGGCAGCAATTTTCCCGCAGATTACGTACTGCGTGTAGGCGAAGAAGTGGGGGCGATGTACGGTTACGTGAACGATGGTTTTTACACGATGAATGACTTCACGGCTTCGCCTTTCTCCAACGCAAACTATCCGCAGTACAATACGCAGTACATGTTAAAAAAAGGCGTGGTGAATGCTGCAAGCATTTTGGCAAATCCCTTGCAACCCGGCTCGCCGAAGTTTAAAGATTTGAACGGTGACGGAAAGATCGATCCGGACAACGACCGCACGATCATTGGTCACGCACAACCGAAGTTTTACGGTGGCTTTGGCCAAACGCTTACGTACAAAGGATTTGATTTGAGTGTGTTTGCCAACTTTGTTTACGGTAACGATGTGTTCAACGCCAACAAACTTGAATACGGCAGTGCTTATGGTTCGCAAGTGAACATGCTGAAGCTTGACAACGACCGCTGGCAAATGATTGACAACAACGGGAACTCCATTCAGAAAGTCGTGACCATTTCTGGTACGCAATACATTTTGGGTGTGGATTCAACGACAATGGCGGGTGTAAACAGCAACGCAAAAATTTGGTTCCCGTCTACAAGCGTTAACGGCTTTTATTCGCAGAGCTATGCGGTGGAAAAAGGTTCTTACATCCGCATCAGCAACGTAACCCTTGGTTACAATTTGCCGAAGTCTTTGATTTCAAAAATCAAGATATCTAGCTTCCGTATTTATGCGACGGTCAATAACCTGGCTACCATCACCGGTTACACAGGTTACGATCCGGATGCAAGCACAAGACGTTCAGATCCCACAACACCCGGCGTTGATTATGCGGCTTATCCAAGAGCCAGAACCTACGTGGCCGGTGTAAACGTTACTTTTTAA
- a CDS encoding RagB/SusD family nutrient uptake outer membrane protein, with protein sequence MKKTIVKLTMTTAFVVLASAAFVSCKKFLAPEAISSFDTEYVFNNIPNARKALLGAYNSLLGDYGYGIRISGYWPYDSDEMQKGTNPPTTDEGQLLAKYLGIPSNLQITNPFNQMYQGIERANLCIYNIPKMELYSANGSVQQAQLKRMYGEALVLRAQFYYELCRNFGDVPAQWGPSQNETNLYKTRTSVDSIYDHLISDLALAQTLMPWRTEVGNIGDPVDQRFTKGTAKALRAKIALARGGYKLPVTGGQMVRPSNYLDFYKIAHDECAEIIANPNQHSLLPSYKSLFKDYLLAHNTNDPAGEFMMVASMAFGTNSDSKLGIQTGTRVNGVGGGGVNILPNYFYMFDSTDVRRDVTCVPYEVTFDTIKTGHAMNAIYDGKFRKEWVSNPGFVFSAGNSSTSSRPATNNSLQNMELSWPLIRFADVLLWYAETENELNNGPTAAAISAVSQINLRGHGGAYKETPPVIPTTKDAFFKFLVKERMLEFGDEGIRKYDLLRWNLLGTAITETRARLTAWANATATSHPPFALYSYMEDGPLYARDATQLPTYLYFVTKPAKSDVDAFNPFLNSFYKPSSTANAPTGQTRVNWWLGGSGQLTFANSFAMGFTAGKTELMPIPQTQRDVNPNLSQNAGY encoded by the coding sequence ATGAAAAAGACGATTGTTAAACTCACGATGACGACAGCTTTTGTCGTGCTGGCCAGTGCCGCTTTTGTATCGTGTAAAAAATTTCTTGCGCCGGAAGCCATTTCTTCCTTCGATACCGAATACGTTTTCAACAACATTCCCAATGCCCGCAAAGCTTTGCTGGGTGCGTATAATTCCTTGTTGGGCGATTACGGCTACGGCATCCGCATCAGCGGTTATTGGCCGTACGACAGCGATGAAATGCAAAAGGGAACAAACCCGCCAACAACCGATGAAGGACAACTCTTGGCGAAATACCTTGGCATTCCGAGTAACCTGCAAATCACCAATCCGTTCAATCAAATGTACCAGGGTATTGAGCGGGCCAATTTGTGCATTTACAACATTCCAAAGATGGAATTGTATTCCGCCAACGGCTCTGTGCAGCAAGCGCAATTAAAACGCATGTACGGTGAAGCCCTGGTGCTTCGTGCGCAATTTTATTATGAGTTGTGCCGCAATTTTGGTGACGTGCCTGCGCAGTGGGGACCTTCGCAAAACGAAACAAATTTGTACAAAACACGAACAAGCGTTGATTCGATTTACGACCATTTGATCAGTGACCTGGCTTTGGCACAAACGCTCATGCCGTGGCGAACAGAAGTTGGAAACATTGGGGATCCCGTTGACCAACGCTTTACAAAAGGAACGGCCAAAGCACTGCGGGCAAAGATTGCGTTGGCAAGAGGCGGTTATAAATTGCCTGTAACCGGCGGTCAAATGGTTCGGCCGTCAAACTATTTGGACTTCTATAAAATTGCGCACGACGAATGCGCCGAGATCATTGCCAATCCGAACCAGCATTCTTTGTTGCCTTCGTACAAAAGTCTTTTCAAAGATTATTTGCTGGCGCACAACACCAACGATCCCGCCGGTGAATTTATGATGGTGGCGTCAATGGCATTCGGCACAAACTCCGATAGCAAATTGGGCATTCAAACCGGCACAAGAGTGAACGGTGTTGGCGGTGGCGGCGTGAACATTTTGCCCAACTACTTTTACATGTTCGATTCAACCGACGTTCGCAGAGACGTGACTTGCGTGCCGTACGAGGTGACGTTTGATACCATTAAAACCGGTCACGCGATGAACGCTATTTACGACGGGAAGTTTCGCAAGGAATGGGTGAGCAATCCAGGCTTTGTGTTCAGCGCAGGCAATTCCTCAACGTCAAGCCGGCCAGCAACAAACAACAGTTTGCAGAACATGGAATTGAGCTGGCCGCTCATTCGTTTTGCCGATGTGTTGTTGTGGTATGCCGAAACAGAGAATGAATTGAACAACGGACCAACCGCTGCTGCCATCAGCGCTGTAAGCCAAATAAATTTGCGAGGCCACGGTGGCGCTTACAAGGAAACACCGCCGGTGATTCCAACCACAAAAGATGCGTTCTTTAAATTTCTGGTGAAAGAAAGAATGCTCGAATTTGGCGACGAAGGCATTCGCAAATATGACTTGCTTCGCTGGAATTTATTGGGTACGGCCATCACCGAAACAAGGGCAAGACTAACGGCCTGGGCCAACGCAACCGCAACTTCGCATCCGCCTTTTGCGCTTTACAGTTACATGGAAGACGGTCCGCTGTATGCAAGAGATGCGACGCAATTACCAACGTACTTGTATTTTGTTACGAAGCCCGCGAAGTCTGATGTGGATGCGTTCAATCCCTTCCTGAATTCGTTTTATAAACCCAGTTCAACGGCCAATGCGCCAACCGGCCAAACAAGAGTGAACTGGTGGTTGGGTGGAAGCGGTCAGCTAACCTTTGCAAATTCCTTTGCCATGGGCTTTACGGCCGGCAAGACTGAGCTAATGCCGATTCCGCAAACGCAGCGTGATGTAAACCCGAACCTTTCACAGAACGCAGGTTATTAA